A stretch of Aerococcus urinaehominis DNA encodes these proteins:
- a CDS encoding ABC transporter ATP-binding protein, whose amino-acid sequence MIIKDLVKRYSEEVQIGPLNLEITNPGFTALVGPNGAGKSTLLLMVGRLLDFDQGQVSVGGLDIKTTPSHILAKKIAILRQENHFMTRLTVRQLLAFGRFPYSQGRITEEDQAIINKYLNFFNLSKLQDRYLDQLSGGQRQRAYVAMVLCQETDYILLDEPLNNLDIASSVQMMNLLREAVDIFDRRIIAVLHDINVAAQYADSIVAMKEGQIIAYGSAEEIMQADILTNIFDAHIQTVDSPMGKIAVY is encoded by the coding sequence ATGATTATTAAGGATCTCGTTAAACGCTATAGCGAAGAAGTGCAAATCGGTCCCCTAAACTTAGAAATTACTAATCCAGGCTTTACTGCCCTAGTCGGTCCTAATGGAGCAGGTAAGTCCACCCTGCTATTAATGGTTGGACGCCTTTTGGACTTTGACCAAGGACAGGTAAGCGTAGGTGGTTTAGATATCAAAACCACTCCATCACATATCCTAGCCAAAAAGATTGCTATTTTGCGCCAGGAAAATCATTTTATGACTCGGTTAACGGTTCGGCAACTCTTGGCTTTTGGCCGTTTTCCTTATAGCCAGGGACGCATAACTGAAGAAGACCAAGCCATTATTAATAAATATCTTAACTTTTTTAATTTAAGTAAACTCCAAGACCGTTATCTGGACCAACTATCAGGCGGACAGCGTCAACGTGCTTATGTTGCCATGGTCCTCTGCCAGGAGACTGACTATATCTTACTCGATGAACCCCTTAATAACCTTGATATTGCTTCATCAGTACAAATGATGAACCTGTTACGGGAGGCAGTTGATATTTTTGACCGTCGCATTATTGCAGTGCTCCATGATATCAACGTGGCTGCCCAGTATGCCGACTCCATTGTAGCCATGAAGGAAGGCCAAATTATTGCCTATGGCTCAGCTGAAGAAATTATGCAGGCTGATATCCTAACCAATATTTTTGATGCCCATATTCAAACCGTAGACTCTCCTATGGGTAAAATCGCAGTAT